In Falco naumanni isolate bFalNau1 chromosome 5, bFalNau1.pat, whole genome shotgun sequence, the following are encoded in one genomic region:
- the LOC121089525 gene encoding galactosylgalactosylxylosylprotein 3-beta-glucuronosyltransferase 1-like isoform X2: MLRRRNLLTTLLIALPWALLLTLWHQYPTTHYLSLLRKTDENVTSKALLNGTSALREEGLPSCIRQQQSIRATPKVIQNYVYSRPPPWSDTLPTIFVITPTYTRPVQKAELTRLANTFLHVQNLHWVVVEDSPRRTNLVSNLLEKAGLNFTHLNVETPKSLKLGLSWIPSHTPRGTLQRNLGLHWLRDSFSNTAPPEGVVYFADDDNTYSLELFEEMRYTRRVSVWPVAFVGGLRYESPKVSPAGKVVGWKTVFDPNRPFAIDMAGFAISIKLILEKPQASFKLEGVKGGYQETSLLKDLVTMDGLEPKAANCTKVLVWHTRTERPTLVNEGKRGFTDPRVEV; this comes from the exons ATGCTGAGGAGACGTAACCTTCTTACCACGCTCCTGATTGCCTTGCCATGGGCTCTTCTCCTAACCTTGTGGCACCAGTACCCAACCACCCACTACCTCAGCCTGCTGAGAA AAACAGATGAGAACGTGACCTCTAAAGCTCTCCTCAATGGTACATCTGCACTGAGAGAAGAAGGCCTCCCGTCATGCATTCGGCAGCAGCAAAGCATAAGGGCAACGCCTAAAGTCATCCAGAATTATGTGTACTCCAGGCCTCCACCATGGTCAGACACCCTGCCAACCATCTTCGTTATCACCCCTACCTACACCCGGCCAGTGCAAAAAGCTGAGCTGACCCGTCTGGCCAACACCTTCCTACACGTACAGAACCTCCactgggtggtggtggaggacTCGCCCCGGAGGACCAACCTGGTATCCAACCTGCTGGAGAAGGCAGGGCTCAACTTCACCCACCTCAATGTGGAAACACCCAAGAGTCTGAAGCTGGGGCTGTCCTGGATCCCATCCCACACCCCAAGGGGGACACTACAGAGGAACCTGGGGCTGCACTGGCTGAGGGACAGCTTCAGCAACACAGCGCCTCCAGAAGGGGTAGTGTATTTTGCTGATGATGATAACACCTACAGCCTGGAGCTCTTTGAAGAG ATGCGCTACACGAGGCGGGTGTCTGTCTGGCCGGTGGCTTTCGTTGGGGGGCTGCGGTACGAATCCCCAAAAGTGAGCCCAGCAGGGAAGGTGGTGGGCTGGAAAACCGTCTTTGATCCTAACCGACCCTTTGCTATTGACATGGCTGGATTTGCTATCAGCATCAAGCTGATCCTGGAGAAGCCTCAGGCCAGTTTCAAGCTGGAGGGTGTTAAAGGAGGCTACCAGGAAACTAGTTTGCTGAAGGATCTAGTGACTATGGATGGGCTGGAGCCCAAAGCAGCCAACTGCACGAAG GTGTTGGTCTGGCACACAAGAACTGAGAGGCCCACTCTGGTTAACGAAGGCAAGCGTGGATTTACAGATCCCAGAGTAGAGGTGTAA
- the LOC121089525 gene encoding galactosylgalactosylxylosylprotein 3-beta-glucuronosyltransferase 1-like isoform X1, with translation MLRRRNLLTTLLIALPWALLLTLWHQYPTTHYLSLLRKETDENVTSKALLNGTSALREEGLPSCIRQQQSIRATPKVIQNYVYSRPPPWSDTLPTIFVITPTYTRPVQKAELTRLANTFLHVQNLHWVVVEDSPRRTNLVSNLLEKAGLNFTHLNVETPKSLKLGLSWIPSHTPRGTLQRNLGLHWLRDSFSNTAPPEGVVYFADDDNTYSLELFEEMRYTRRVSVWPVAFVGGLRYESPKVSPAGKVVGWKTVFDPNRPFAIDMAGFAISIKLILEKPQASFKLEGVKGGYQETSLLKDLVTMDGLEPKAANCTKVLVWHTRTERPTLVNEGKRGFTDPRVEV, from the exons ATGCTGAGGAGACGTAACCTTCTTACCACGCTCCTGATTGCCTTGCCATGGGCTCTTCTCCTAACCTTGTGGCACCAGTACCCAACCACCCACTACCTCAGCCTGCTGAGAA AAGAAACAGATGAGAACGTGACCTCTAAAGCTCTCCTCAATGGTACATCTGCACTGAGAGAAGAAGGCCTCCCGTCATGCATTCGGCAGCAGCAAAGCATAAGGGCAACGCCTAAAGTCATCCAGAATTATGTGTACTCCAGGCCTCCACCATGGTCAGACACCCTGCCAACCATCTTCGTTATCACCCCTACCTACACCCGGCCAGTGCAAAAAGCTGAGCTGACCCGTCTGGCCAACACCTTCCTACACGTACAGAACCTCCactgggtggtggtggaggacTCGCCCCGGAGGACCAACCTGGTATCCAACCTGCTGGAGAAGGCAGGGCTCAACTTCACCCACCTCAATGTGGAAACACCCAAGAGTCTGAAGCTGGGGCTGTCCTGGATCCCATCCCACACCCCAAGGGGGACACTACAGAGGAACCTGGGGCTGCACTGGCTGAGGGACAGCTTCAGCAACACAGCGCCTCCAGAAGGGGTAGTGTATTTTGCTGATGATGATAACACCTACAGCCTGGAGCTCTTTGAAGAG ATGCGCTACACGAGGCGGGTGTCTGTCTGGCCGGTGGCTTTCGTTGGGGGGCTGCGGTACGAATCCCCAAAAGTGAGCCCAGCAGGGAAGGTGGTGGGCTGGAAAACCGTCTTTGATCCTAACCGACCCTTTGCTATTGACATGGCTGGATTTGCTATCAGCATCAAGCTGATCCTGGAGAAGCCTCAGGCCAGTTTCAAGCTGGAGGGTGTTAAAGGAGGCTACCAGGAAACTAGTTTGCTGAAGGATCTAGTGACTATGGATGGGCTGGAGCCCAAAGCAGCCAACTGCACGAAG GTGTTGGTCTGGCACACAAGAACTGAGAGGCCCACTCTGGTTAACGAAGGCAAGCGTGGATTTACAGATCCCAGAGTAGAGGTGTAA